The following coding sequences lie in one Halobacteria archaeon AArc-dxtr1 genomic window:
- a CDS encoding 50S ribosome-binding GTPase: MIFEDLPTTPTSEELIDKAFSRASRAGRSKGGLDAQQSMLQTAANIISDNLENVVTAWPDFAYEDDVHPFYYELADAILAGNQQRSGSSEDGDSTGVDALRQSLSEVMWASRKAREIHNEYQPRLRKTDVDTARKHRKQAFARLADIVEQVDDELREINDARNALRDLPEINPEEPTIVVAGYPNVGKSSFVNDVTRARGETASYPFTTKGIGVGHFERDHVRHQIVDTPGLLDRKPDDRNEIEAQAVSALEHLGDCLLVLVDPTGECGYPIEDQLELRDAIAGQFEDAPVYTVANKVDRADRWTKDVAADYEMSVETGENVETVLEAAVEAIGHEPELPFEG; the protein is encoded by the coding sequence ATGATTTTCGAAGACCTTCCGACGACGCCCACGTCGGAAGAGCTGATCGACAAGGCGTTTTCGCGGGCATCGCGAGCCGGCAGATCTAAGGGCGGACTCGACGCCCAGCAGTCGATGCTCCAGACGGCGGCGAACATCATCTCGGACAACTTAGAGAACGTCGTCACGGCGTGGCCCGACTTCGCCTACGAGGACGACGTTCACCCGTTCTACTACGAGCTCGCGGACGCAATTCTGGCGGGGAACCAGCAGCGCTCGGGGAGCTCCGAAGACGGGGACTCCACGGGCGTCGACGCGCTCCGACAGAGTCTCTCGGAGGTGATGTGGGCCAGCCGCAAAGCTCGCGAGATCCACAACGAGTACCAGCCCCGACTGCGCAAGACAGACGTCGACACCGCCCGAAAACACCGCAAGCAGGCCTTCGCCCGGCTGGCAGATATCGTCGAGCAGGTCGACGACGAGCTGCGGGAGATCAACGACGCGCGAAACGCGCTCCGGGACCTCCCTGAGATCAACCCCGAAGAGCCGACGATCGTCGTCGCGGGCTACCCGAACGTCGGCAAGTCCTCGTTCGTCAACGACGTGACCCGCGCTCGCGGCGAGACCGCGTCCTACCCGTTCACCACGAAGGGGATCGGAGTCGGCCACTTCGAACGAGATCACGTTCGCCACCAGATCGTCGACACGCCGGGGCTGTTAGACCGGAAGCCGGACGACCGAAACGAGATCGAAGCCCAGGCGGTGAGTGCCCTCGAGCACCTCGGAGACTGCCTGCTCGTCCTGGTCGACCCGACCGGCGAGTGTGGCTACCCGATCGAGGACCAGCTCGAACTCCGAGACGCGATCGCGGGGCAGTTCGAGGATGCCCCGGTGTACACGGTCGCCAACAAGGTAGACCGCGCTGACCGCTGGACCAAAGACGTCGCGGCCGACTACGAGATGAGCGTCGAGACGGGCGAGAACGTCGAGACGGTGCTCGAAGCGGCCGTCGAGGCGATCGGACACGAGCCGGAGCTCCCCTTCGAGGGGTGA
- a CDS encoding four-helix bundle copper-binding protein, whose amino-acid sequence MALQEIDHADDHIQECLDNCLEAAQVCEWCADACVGEGEEMARCVRLCRDVADITTLHARWMARNSGYHRELAELCAELCEECAEECAKHDHDHCQACAEILPTCAESCREMASG is encoded by the coding sequence ATGGCGCTACAAGAGATCGACCACGCCGACGACCACATACAGGAGTGTCTCGACAACTGCCTCGAAGCCGCCCAAGTCTGTGAGTGGTGCGCTGACGCCTGCGTAGGCGAGGGCGAGGAGATGGCCCGCTGTGTCCGACTCTGTCGGGACGTCGCCGACATCACGACGCTACACGCGCGCTGGATGGCGCGAAACTCCGGGTACCACCGGGAGCTGGCCGAGCTCTGTGCCGAGCTCTGTGAGGAGTGTGCCGAGGAGTGTGCAAAGCACGACCACGACCACTGCCAGGCTTGCGCGGAGATTCTGCCGACGTGTGCCGAGAGCTGCCGCGAGATGGCGTCTGGCTAA